The genomic segment AACTGTAGGAATATTGGGAGAGTCTGCATTGCCGGTTATTGAAATCATTCCTAAGAACAAGTTTTTTGATTTTGAAGCTAAGTATCAGGTAGGTTTGACGGAATACAAGATTCCGGCTGAATTAGAGCCTGATGTAGCCGGTAAAGTAAAAACAGCGGCGCTTCGTGCGCATAAACTTCTGGGTTGTTTTGGATGCTCTAGGGTTGACCTGATGTTAAACTCTGAAAATATTCCTTTTGTGTTGGAGGTTAATACTATCCCCGGGATGACAGCGACAAGCCTTTTACCGAAAGCCGCGAAAATAACCGGATTGGAATTCAATGAATTATGTTTTGAGCTGATTAAACTGGCATATGAGAAAAAATAAAAACAAATCTTCGCAGGGGACTGGTTTTAAGAAAGCCCGAGCCATGGCTTTAAAAGTTCTTGGGGCGGCGTTATTAATTCTTCTTGCTTTATCTTTTATAATAGGATATATTTGGAAGTCATTTATTGTTTCCGATTATTTTAAAATTAAAGATATTGTTACGCGAGATGCTGATACCACGATGGACCTTTCTTATTTAAAAGGAAAGAATATTTTTGATATAGATATTTCTTACCATGCGCAGCATATCCTGAGGTCTTGTCCAAGCTGCAGCGATGTAAAATTAATCCGGGTTTTTCCTAATCGTTTATTTGTAGATTTTCAGAGGAGAAGGCCTCTGGCAATCGTAAAATTAAACAAAGATTTTGTGATTGATGAAAACGGAGTTATTTTTTATTCGCTAAATCAGCAATCTTCTAATGAAGACCTGCCTCAACTATTCGGGCTTGAAAAAAAGCTTTCTGCTTCTATGGTTGGTAAACGCAGCAGTGTAAGAGAGCTTTGGCTGGCTTTAAATATCATTAAAGAGATGAGCAGGAATAATGTTTTAAAAGATTATAAAATCAAAAAGATTGATGTTTCAAACCCGGCTAACACTTCAATCTTTATCAGGCTTTCGCCTAAGATCCCAGATTATCCTGATGTAAAAGTTGTCCTTGTTAATGATATCCTTGAGGTTAAAATCGGAGCAGATAATATTAAAGATAAACTGGTTATCCTCGCAGGGGTATTTCTTGAGGGAAAACAGGATTTAGCCGGTATGAGTTATGTAGATTTAAGATTCAAGAAACCGGTAATTAAATTAAATAATGATAAATAATAATTATATTTGTGCACTGGACATTGGCTCAAGCAAGATTGCCGCAAGCGTCGCCTTGTTCAATAAAAAGCGCCTGACAAATGTATTCTTTGATTACGCACCGATTAGAGGCGTGAAGGAAGGCGCTATTGTTGATGCTATAGAACTTGTCGGAGTAATCACCAAGTTATTAAAGAGCCTTAAAGCAAAATCAGGGATAAATATAAAATCTTTATATGCGAATATTTCCGGGCTCGATATTGATACAAAACATAGCCGGGCAATCATTCCTCTTGTTGAGCGCGGGAATAAAGTTATAACGGTTTCGGATATCCAAAGAGTAATTGAGCAGGCGAGAATCTTGGGCTCTAACCTTGAGGAAGAGATAATCCATGAAGTTCCCTCCGGTTACACGATAGATTCAAAGAGCAATATTGCAAATCCCCTCGGTTTATACAGCCATAAACTGGAAGTTGATCTTTATCTTGTTTACGGGAAACTTTCTTCCATCCAGAGTTTGAGCCGGGTCATTTCGCAGTCAGGCTATGATATGAAAGATTTATTCTTCTCGGGGCTTGCAACAAGCAAAGTTGTTTTTAATGAAGGCCTTAAGGAAGGAACGCATATTTTTTGCGATATAGGTTCCGATATTACCGAAATTTTAATATTTAATGACGGTGTTCTCCGGGATATGGAGATTTTGAATATCGGAGGCGATTATTTTACAAAACAAATTTCCGACGTGTTAAAGATCCCGGTTGAGTTGGCGGAAGAGATAAAAAGATCATATGGAGTAATTGGAGATGCGGAGCGTATAGGGGAAGAGAAAGAGATTCTTGTAAAAAAGAGCAATCTTTATAAGCCTATTAAACAAAAACTTGTTTCGCAAATAATTACATCTTCTGCGCAGCTTATTTGTTCAAGCATAAAAGAATCCATAGAAAAAAGGATTCCCGCTTTTGAAGTCAGGGATTTTACTGTGGTAGGCCGAACTATTCTTTTGGAAGGTTTCATTGAAACCATGGAGACAATTCTTTCTATGCCTGTTAAGATGGGCAGGGTTAGTAATTCGGAGATTGCGCCTTTTGTCCAGGAAAATGATTCTTTATCTGGGCAAAAATACTTAACTTATCTTACTTGTTTGGGTATGATTTGCAAATCCCTCGAAAAAGGCCCTTTAGGAGTCTTACCTATTCAACAGCCAGCCAAAAACCTCTTTGTAAAAACCTTAAACAGGTTCAAAGAGGCTTACCAGGAGTATTTCTAATTAAAATTTGCGTTACTAGTTTTTTGTCATTCCCGCGAATGCGGGAATCTACGCTATATAGTGGATCCCTGCTTCCGCAGGGATGACAGTGTTACAATCTAGCTCCAAGTAAACGGTCTTTGCCTATTATTTTAACACTATCCATTGACCCATAGGTTTTATCGTGTATAATACTATTCCTGAAGTATGGTTAAAGATAATTTAAAGAAGATTAGAGAACGTATTTTTTCGGTTTGCGCTAAAATTAAGCGTAATCCCGAAACGATAACCATAGTTGCTGTTTCTAAGGGTAGAACTCTTGAGCAAATCAAGGAAGCCATTGCCGCAGGCCTATATAATATAGGAGAGAATAGGGTTCAGGAAGCGCTAACCAAATCCAACGAACAGCGAGCCAAATGGCATATGGTTGGCCATCTTCAGACCAATAAGGTTAAAGAAGCTGTAAAGATCTTTGATTTGATTCATTCGGTGGATAGCTTGCGTCTGGCAGAGGAAATTGATAAACAGGCAAAAGCATTAGATAAGATTCAGGACATACTAATTGAAGTAAAAACTTCTCCTGAAGCAACGAAATTTGGTTTTAATCCGGATGAAGTTTCCGGAGCGGTTAAACAAATTTCTGCTTTAATGAATGTGCGGGTATTAGGTTTGATGACTATAGCTCCCGCAGTTGATAACCCAGAAGAAGCCCGTCCTTATTTCCGTCAATTGCGGGAATTAAGGGATTCAATTAATTCTTTGCAGCTTGAAACTTGCAGTTTGAAACTTCTTTCTATGGGGATGACTGATGATTTTGAGGTTGCGATAGAAGAAGGCTCTGATATGGTGCGATTAGGAAAAGCGATATTTGAAGGTTAAAGAAAGATGAAAACAAAAATTGGAATTATTGGTTTTGGGAATATGGGTTCTGCGATTGCCCAACAACTAAAGAATGATTATGAGATTCAGTGTTTTGATAAAGATTTTAACAAGACCAAGGATTTACTGGGGATAAAAGTATCTCAAAGCGTAAAAGATCTTGTAAATGGAGTTAATGTAATAATTATTGCGGTAAAGCCACAGGATTTTAGCGGGATCTTAGAAGAAATAAAGAAATTTATTTCATTAGACAAATTAATTATTTCTATCGCCGCAGGGATAAGCACTTCTTATATTGGGGAATATCTTGGTATGGCAAGGGTAATCAGGGTAATGCCGAATATGCCAGCTAAAATTGGCTCTGGAATGACTTGTTTGTCAAAAGGTAGCTTTGCTACGCAGGAAGATATTGATTTTGCTGAGAATTTATTTGATTATTTGGGCGAGACTCTCCAAATAGGCGAGGAGTTGATGAATGCTGCAACCGCTGTATCGGGAAGCGGGCCTGGGTTTCTTTGTGATTTAATTGACGGAAAGACTTTGGAAGAAATGAAAGATTTTGCCGAAAATAGTTTTGTACCTAGCCTAACCGCTTCTGCTATTAGTCTTGGTTTTACTCCTGAGCAAGCTAAAATATTAGCTAGCGTAACTAGTGAAGGAACGATTAAAATTATCGAAGATACACATGCCTCTCCTAAGGAAATTGAAAAACAAGTTACATCGAAAAATGGAACTACAGAAGCAGGGTTAAAAGAATTAAAACACGATTTTAAAAACTTAGACGCAGCAGCCAAAGCTGCAGCTAAACGTGCTGAAGAGCTATCCAAAGGGTAGTTTAATTTTGATACTTTTCACTTGAAATTTGAAACCTGAAACTTGAAACAAGCATTTCTAAGGAGACTATTATGGGAAAAATAGGAATTATCGGTGGAAGTGGCCTTTATAAGATTGAAGGCGTAAAAAACGTTAAAGAAGTTGCCGTTACAACTCCTTATGGCAAGCCGTCCGATAAATTTATTACAGGTAGCCTTGAAGGTAAAGATGTTGTGTTTTTGCCGCGCCATGGCGTAGGGCATAAATTGTCTCCCAGCGAAATAAATTACCGTGCCAATATTTTTGGGATGAAGAAGCTGGGTGTTGAAAGGATTATTTCAGTTACAGCCTGCGGGAGTTTAAGAGAGGATTTTAAGCCGTTAGATTTTGTTATCCCTGATCAATTTGTGGATCGCACAAATCAGGCGCGTCCCATGACTTTTTTTGAGAAAGGAATTGTAGCTCACATCGCCTTTGCAGAACCAACTTGTATTGAGACAGCGGCAATTGTAAATAAGGCTGCAGTTAATTTAGAATTTAATGTGCATTTGGGAGCAACATATCTTAACATGGAAGGCCCCGCATTTTCCACGCGTGCAGAATCAAATCTGTATAGAAAATGGGGTATGGATATTATTGGTATGACAAATATGTGTGAGGCAAAACTTGCAAGAGAAGCGGAAATCTGTTATGTTACTTTGGCTGCAATTACAGACTATGACTGTTGGTATAAATGTGAAGAAACTGTTACTTTAGATATGATTATCGCTAATCTTTTGAAAAACGTAGATAATTCCAAGAAAATAATCAAGAGAATTGTTAAAGATATGCCTGAAGAAAGGACTTGTCCGTGTTGCAGTGCATTAAAAGATGCAATTTGTACGGATAGAAAGCTTATTCCGGAGAAAGTAAAAAAGGATTTAAGAATTATTATTGGGAAGTATGTGAGATAAAAATGGACTACAAAGATACTTTAAATTTACCTAAAACTGATTTTCCGATGAAAGCGGATCTTCCTAAACGCGAGCCGCTTTTATTAAAGGAATGGTACGATCAGGATCTTTATAGAAAGATTATCGATAAGTCTACAGGCAAGCCAAAATACGTTTTGCATGATGGGCCGCCTTATGCAAATGGCGACATCCATATTGGGCATGCTTTAAATAAAACTCTGAAAGATATTATCATAAAATATAAAACAATGCAGGGGTTTGATTCTCCATATGTTCCGGGATGGGATTGCCACGGGCTTCCTATTGAACATCAGCTATTTAAAGAACTAAAAATCAGCAAATATCAGATTTCACAGGTTGAATTTAGAAAGAAAGCCTATGATTATGCCTTGAAATATGTCGCAAATCAAAAAGAGCAATTTAAGCGTTTAGGTGTTTTCGGCGATTGGGAGAATCCCTATTTGACTTTAAGCCGTGATTATGAAGAGGCGATAGTTACTTCTTTTAATGAATTGTTTAAGAAGGGCTACATTAAGCGTGGGCTTAAGCCTGTTAACTGGTGCTTTAAGTGTGAAACTGCGCTTGCTGAAGCAGAGGTGGAATATGAAAATCATACCTCGCCATCTATATTTGTAAAATTCAAATTAGAGGAATCAAAAGATTTTTCCTCTGATAGCTACTTGCTTATCTGGACGACTACGCCTTGGACGCTGATTGCTAATGTTGCGGTAGCAGTGCATCCTGATTTCATGTATTCTTATATTAAGACAGATAAGGGAAATTTAATTGTTGCAAGCGAGCTTTTAAGTAATGTGCTGGGAAAAGCAGGAATTGAAAATTACGAATTAATAAAAGAATTATTAGGAAAAGACTTGGAAGGTTTATCTTATCAACATCCTTTTGGATTAAGAAAAGGAAAAGTAGTTTTAGCTCCTTATGTCTCAAGAGAAGAGGGAAGCGGGTTGGTGCATACGGCTCCGGGACACGGCGCAGAGGATTATCTTACAGGCATAAAATATAAGTTGGAAATTGTAATGCCGGTTGACTCGCGCGGTAAATTTGATCAAAGCGCTGGAGAGTTCGCAGGCCTGAATGTTTATGATGCTAATAAATTAATTTTAGAAAAATTACTTAGTTTAAATGCACTTCTTTGGTCGGGCTCTATTCAGCATTCCTATCCTCATTGCTGGCGCTGCAAGAATCCGATTATATTCCGTGCCACAAAACAGTGGTTCTTGATAATTGACCACAATGATTTAAGGAAAAAACTTACCCAGGCAATAGACAAAGATGTGACTTGGATACCATCTGCTGGTCGAGAAAGAATTTCTGCGATGGTGGGCTTAAGGCCGGATTGGTGTTTGTCACGCCAGCGCTATTGGGGGGTGCCTGTCCCGGCATTGGTTTGTGAAGAATGCAAAGAAGAATTTTTTGATGCAAGCGTAATAGAGAAGTTTGCAAAATTCTGCCAGGCAGAGGGCTCTGATTCCTGGTTTATAAAAGATGTTAAAGAATTTCTTCCGCAGGATTTAGTTTGCCCGGTTTGTAAAAAAGGAAAAACTTTTTCTAAGGGCGCGGATATTTTGGATGTTTGGTTTGATTCGGGAGTCAGCAGCCAGGCAGTATTAAAAAAGAGGCCTGAATTAGGAGGAAGCCCTGCCGCATTATACCTTGAAGGCTCTGATCAGCATAGAGGATGGTTCCAGTCTTCATTAATTCCTTCAATGTGCATTGATAACCACCCGCCGTTTAAAAATGTATTAACTCATGGTTTTGTGGTAGACGGAATGGGTAGGAAAATGTCAAAGTCTTTGGGCAATGTAATTTCTCCTTTTGATATCATCAAAGATTATGGAGCAGATATCTTGAGGATTTGGGTAGCTTCAAGCGATTATAATGAGGATATCCGTATCTCTAAAGAAATACTCACCCGGCTTTCAGAAGCTTATAGAAAAATCAGGAATACCGCGAAATTTATCTTAAGTAACCTTTATGATTTTAATCCTGAGGTTGATAAAGTAAAATTAGAAGAATTAAGAAAAATAGACAAATGGATATTATTTGGTGCAGAGCGTTTGGTTTTAGAGAAAGTAAACAAGGCTTATGATAATTTTGAGTTTTATAAGGCATTTCAGGCAATATATGAATTCTGCAATATAGAATTATCCACTTTTTACTTGGATATGGTTAAGGGAAGGCTTTATACGTATGCTGCTAAATCCATTGAAAGAAGGGCTTCCCAAACTGCTATGCATGAAGTGCTTAATGTTTTGGTTAGGGTTATGGCTCCGATCTTAGTCTTTACTGCGGATGAAATCTGGAAGAGCATGCCTAAAGAGGAAAAATTAAAAATAATTTCTAGCGTCCATCTTTTGGATTGGCCGTTTGGAAAATCAGAGAGCAGCTTATATGGCAAGGGAAAAGATGCTTTTGAAGAATTAACTCCGATTATTTCATTGGTTTCCGATGTTACCGAGAAATTAGAAGAGAAACGTTCTCAGGGCTTAATCGGAAGTTCTTTTGATGCAAGAATAATTCTGTTGACAAAAGACCAAAACCGTTATAAATATTTATACGGCTTAAAAGATGACTTATTGGAGATTTTTAAGGTTTCCGAAGTGGTAGTTGAGAAAAAAGAAGAGTTGGAAGCCTCTTTAATAGGTAAATCATTCCCAGATGTCGGAATTGTTGTAGAAAAAGCTCTTGGAGAAAAATGTGCCCGCTGCTGGAATTACAAAGATTCAGTAGGTAAGCTTAAAGAGCATCCTTTGATTTGCGAGAGTTGCTTTAAGGCTTTAGCGAGAGGAGTATAAATTGAGAAAGAAATTCAATAAGAAAGAACTTGCGGAGT from the Candidatus Omnitrophota bacterium genome contains:
- a CDS encoding cell division protein FtsQ/DivIB — translated: MRKNKNKSSQGTGFKKARAMALKVLGAALLILLALSFIIGYIWKSFIVSDYFKIKDIVTRDADTTMDLSYLKGKNIFDIDISYHAQHILRSCPSCSDVKLIRVFPNRLFVDFQRRRPLAIVKLNKDFVIDENGVIFYSLNQQSSNEDLPQLFGLEKKLSASMVGKRSSVRELWLALNIIKEMSRNNVLKDYKIKKIDVSNPANTSIFIRLSPKIPDYPDVKVVLVNDILEVKIGADNIKDKLVILAGVFLEGKQDLAGMSYVDLRFKKPVIKLNNDK
- the ftsA gene encoding cell division protein FtsA — protein: MINNNYICALDIGSSKIAASVALFNKKRLTNVFFDYAPIRGVKEGAIVDAIELVGVITKLLKSLKAKSGINIKSLYANISGLDIDTKHSRAIIPLVERGNKVITVSDIQRVIEQARILGSNLEEEIIHEVPSGYTIDSKSNIANPLGLYSHKLEVDLYLVYGKLSSIQSLSRVISQSGYDMKDLFFSGLATSKVVFNEGLKEGTHIFCDIGSDITEILIFNDGVLRDMEILNIGGDYFTKQISDVLKIPVELAEEIKRSYGVIGDAERIGEEKEILVKKSNLYKPIKQKLVSQIITSSAQLICSSIKESIEKRIPAFEVRDFTVVGRTILLEGFIETMETILSMPVKMGRVSNSEIAPFVQENDSLSGQKYLTYLTCLGMICKSLEKGPLGVLPIQQPAKNLFVKTLNRFKEAYQEYF
- a CDS encoding YggS family pyridoxal phosphate-dependent enzyme, which encodes MVKDNLKKIRERIFSVCAKIKRNPETITIVAVSKGRTLEQIKEAIAAGLYNIGENRVQEALTKSNEQRAKWHMVGHLQTNKVKEAVKIFDLIHSVDSLRLAEEIDKQAKALDKIQDILIEVKTSPEATKFGFNPDEVSGAVKQISALMNVRVLGLMTIAPAVDNPEEARPYFRQLRELRDSINSLQLETCSLKLLSMGMTDDFEVAIEEGSDMVRLGKAIFEG
- a CDS encoding pyrroline-5-carboxylate reductase, whose translation is MKTKIGIIGFGNMGSAIAQQLKNDYEIQCFDKDFNKTKDLLGIKVSQSVKDLVNGVNVIIIAVKPQDFSGILEEIKKFISLDKLIISIAAGISTSYIGEYLGMARVIRVMPNMPAKIGSGMTCLSKGSFATQEDIDFAENLFDYLGETLQIGEELMNAATAVSGSGPGFLCDLIDGKTLEEMKDFAENSFVPSLTASAISLGFTPEQAKILASVTSEGTIKIIEDTHASPKEIEKQVTSKNGTTEAGLKELKHDFKNLDAAAKAAAKRAEELSKG
- the mtnP gene encoding S-methyl-5'-thioadenosine phosphorylase, producing MMGKIGIIGGSGLYKIEGVKNVKEVAVTTPYGKPSDKFITGSLEGKDVVFLPRHGVGHKLSPSEINYRANIFGMKKLGVERIISVTACGSLREDFKPLDFVIPDQFVDRTNQARPMTFFEKGIVAHIAFAEPTCIETAAIVNKAAVNLEFNVHLGATYLNMEGPAFSTRAESNLYRKWGMDIIGMTNMCEAKLAREAEICYVTLAAITDYDCWYKCEETVTLDMIIANLLKNVDNSKKIIKRIVKDMPEERTCPCCSALKDAICTDRKLIPEKVKKDLRIIIGKYVR
- the ileS gene encoding isoleucine--tRNA ligase; the encoded protein is MDYKDTLNLPKTDFPMKADLPKREPLLLKEWYDQDLYRKIIDKSTGKPKYVLHDGPPYANGDIHIGHALNKTLKDIIIKYKTMQGFDSPYVPGWDCHGLPIEHQLFKELKISKYQISQVEFRKKAYDYALKYVANQKEQFKRLGVFGDWENPYLTLSRDYEEAIVTSFNELFKKGYIKRGLKPVNWCFKCETALAEAEVEYENHTSPSIFVKFKLEESKDFSSDSYLLIWTTTPWTLIANVAVAVHPDFMYSYIKTDKGNLIVASELLSNVLGKAGIENYELIKELLGKDLEGLSYQHPFGLRKGKVVLAPYVSREEGSGLVHTAPGHGAEDYLTGIKYKLEIVMPVDSRGKFDQSAGEFAGLNVYDANKLILEKLLSLNALLWSGSIQHSYPHCWRCKNPIIFRATKQWFLIIDHNDLRKKLTQAIDKDVTWIPSAGRERISAMVGLRPDWCLSRQRYWGVPVPALVCEECKEEFFDASVIEKFAKFCQAEGSDSWFIKDVKEFLPQDLVCPVCKKGKTFSKGADILDVWFDSGVSSQAVLKKRPELGGSPAALYLEGSDQHRGWFQSSLIPSMCIDNHPPFKNVLTHGFVVDGMGRKMSKSLGNVISPFDIIKDYGADILRIWVASSDYNEDIRISKEILTRLSEAYRKIRNTAKFILSNLYDFNPEVDKVKLEELRKIDKWILFGAERLVLEKVNKAYDNFEFYKAFQAIYEFCNIELSTFYLDMVKGRLYTYAAKSIERRASQTAMHEVLNVLVRVMAPILVFTADEIWKSMPKEEKLKIISSVHLLDWPFGKSESSLYGKGKDAFEELTPIISLVSDVTEKLEEKRSQGLIGSSFDARIILLTKDQNRYKYLYGLKDDLLEIFKVSEVVVEKKEELEASLIGKSFPDVGIVVEKALGEKCARCWNYKDSVGKLKEHPLICESCFKALARGV